TTTTATCCACAGCTAAAAGTTGCTGTTGCTCTTTTTTTGATAATTTATTTGCCGGCATAACCACACGATAAATAAAACTAACCGCTGGTTTATCATTTTTATGTTCTTTTTCGATCTCAATTTCAGGATAACGGTCCGACAGTCGCTTATGATAGTTTTTTTCAAAACTTAATATCGTAGAAAAGGCAGCAATATTATCTTGACCTTCCAATTCATAGTCATAGGTTTTACCTAAAACAACTAATTTATCACCGATAATTCCCGCCGCTAAAATCTGTTCATCATAAGATCGCTGAAATTTATTTTCCTGTGTTGAGGTGCAAGCCGTTAAAAACACACTGCTAAGAAGAAGTATTTTAGATAAGATTTGGGGATGAAGTAGATTAGCCCTAAATTCTACACCATTTTCTCAACGTTTTAAGTTGCTCTTTTGGTGTCCCAAAGTTAAACCGAAATTCACATTCCTTCAAGAATAAAGGAAAACTTTTTCGGTCAATTCCATTATATTTTCGGAGTATCCGCTTGCCGTTGATGTGATTTTGTTCCACCACAAACAACTCCTCATGGTTAATGCGTTCGTGGTGAAATTCACTTACATCAAGAGCATCATAGCTCCGATAAGTATCGGTATAAACCCGGCTGTCAGGCTTGATTTTTTGCGATAACAGGCATTAGCGTTCTTGTTTTCGTATCATTGACGACCACAGTAAACACTTTTCCTCGTCGTTTTGCCAAAAACAGCCACTTTTCCTGCCGCTCCACGACCTCGTTTTCCTTTATGATTACGATGTCCACAGAAATCGCTTTCATCCAGCCCAGTTTGCCCGTCAAATACTTCATCTGCTTCAAGTGCTAAATGATAGATGATAACCTCACGGATTTTGCGGTAAAACAGGATAGCTGAATTGGGCTGAATACCGAGTAAATCTATCGCTGATCGAGCTGTTACTTCTAATACAAAAAATTCAAGGAGCTTTTTCTGTATAGATTTCTTTAACTTACAATGAGTTATCTTCATTTTTGTAGGTTAGCATCCTAGCTAATCTACACCAGCCCCCATTATAAAATTAAAGCTTAAATATTCTTTCCTGATAGGCTTAAATATAATTCATGAGCATAGCTATCTGTCATTCCTGAAATAAAATCAGTTACCATCAATAGTCTATGATATAGTAGCTCACTTTCATCTTTAGTATTGTCTTTTAATTTTTCATATACAGCCAAGTGATTTTTTGCGATTAGTTGCCATAATTTTTTATCTAACTTTGATTTAGGTTCTGGCAATATCACTGCGGGAATAAATTTATCTAATAAAAATGTTAGTATAGTATGCCCTGCTATTTCTAGTTTTAAAATATCTTTGTTAGAAAATATTTTTTTCTTAGCGAATTCATCTAATACTTTATGTAGTCCCTCGCTATGTGTACCAAAAAATAAATCTTGATCAAATCCCCCCAACATAATTTTATCATAATTATTAGTGAATGAGAATTTGGCGGCATTAATCATTTTTGTACGTATATCTGAGAAGAATAAGTTAGGATTGTTTTTCTTATTATCAATTATTTCACTAATATGCTTTCCTTCATTATTTTTATCATAATTTTCTTTTTGTATTTTTAAGAAGTCTTTAAATTCTTCAAATGTTACAACATTCTTTTCTATAGCATCTTCAATATCATCTGTAAGATATGCAATATCATCAGCAGCTTCTAAAATAAATGTTAATGGATGTCTTGTTTTTTTAGTGGATGTTTCAGAAGTGATTTGATCAAAAATATCTTGTTCAGAAGAAAAGAATCCTATTTTTTTATCTACTAATTTTCCAGTTTTTGGTTCAGTAGATTTTCTAGTATATTTAATCATTGTATTTAAAGTTGCATAGGTTAAGTTCATACCATAATTCCCAGAAAAATTATGTAATTTTGTGACTATGCGTAATGCTTGAGCATTTCCCTCAAAATTAATTAGATCCTGAAAGTGTTCGGGTTTAAGAGAAAATTTTTCATTTTTCTTTTTTAAATGTTCATCAAGATTATTTTTAAACCATTCTCTAATGATATCTTCACCAAAATGACCAAATGGTGGATTACCAATATCATGTAATAAGCTAGCACTTTCTACTATGCGACATATCTTTTCTTTATATGGTTTTAATTCTTCTTTGTAGGTACAAATATCAATTGCAAGCTCTCTGGCAATCATTGCAACTTCAATAGAGTGAGTTAATCTCGTATGAATAAAATCATTTCTTTCTAATGGAAATACTTGAGTTTTATCTTGTAATCTTCTGAAGGCAGGGCTAGTTATAATCCTTTTATAATCACTATCGAAATTTGCAGAATTATTATTATTAGATAATCTTTTTTCACTTAATAAATTTCCCCATTGGAACATAAAACTCTCCTAATTCTAGAATTACTCATTGCTATATAACTATTTATTATATAGCAACAAATATGCTTCATTTTTATTTCATTGAAAACAAATAATTTATATTAACTATTTTATAAATAATAGTCTGTGATTAATTTTACATTATTGCAACACCACCCTCGCATTCCTAAAAATCCGCATCCAAGCCCCGTCTTCCGTCCAGTCTTCTGGATACCAAGAGTTGCTTACTGCGCGGTAAACACGTTCCGGGTGTGGCATCATAATAGCGACACGTCCGTCTAGGTTAGAAATGGCGGTAATGCCGTTTACTGAGCCGTTCGGGTTGGCTGGGTAAACTTCGGTTGGGTTGCCGTTATTGTCGATGTATTGGGCGATAACCAAGTTCTGTTTTTGTAAATTTTCAAGCTGATCTGACCGCTTAAATTCCACCTGCCCTTCACCGTGGGAAACGGCAATTGGCATATGCGAGCCAGCCATTCCGCTGAACCAGAGTGAGTTGGTGTCGTTGATTTTTACCAGTCCCACACGGGCTTCAAAGCGTTCGGACTTGTTACGCACGAAGCGTGGCCAGTTTTCTGTGCCAGGGATAATTTCCGCCAAGTTTGACACCATTTGGCAACCGTTACATACACCTAATGCAAGGGTATTCGGGTTGGCGAAGAATTGGCTGAATTGATCGCGTAGCATTGGGTTGAATAGGATCGATTTCGCCCAGCCGCCACCTGCACCGAGTACGTCGCCGTAAGAGAAGCCGCCGCACGCCACGAGAGCATTGAAGTCGGTGAGATTGCGTCTGCCAGCCATTAAGTCGCTCATATGCACATCAATCGCATTGAAGCCTGCACGGTCGAAGGCGGCTGCCATTTCGTAATGGCTGTTTACGCCCTGTTCACGCAAGATTGCCACTGTCGGTTTCACGCCACGGTTGATAAACGGTGCGGCAATATCTTCATTGACATCATAGGTTAAGAATGCGGATAAGCCTTTGTTATTTGGGCCTTTTTTGGTTTCAAATTCTTGATCGGCACATTCAGGATTGTCACGCAAGCGTTGCATTTGGTGTGTAAGTTCCGCCCAAATTCCACGCAATTCAGAGCGTTTTTCACTGAGTAATTTGCGTGTGCCACTGGTGATTTCAAACAGATCGCCTTCCGCTGCCGAGCCGATGTCTTTGGTAATGTGTAGCAAGTTGTGAGCTTTCAACACATCACGCACCGCATTTAAGTCGCTCTCTTTGATTTGAATAACCGCACCGAGTTCTTCGTTGAATAACACCGCTAAATCGTTGTCGCCTAATGCGGTGATGTGAGCCGATACGCCACAGTTTCCGGCAAACGCCATTTCTGCAAGGGTGGTGATTAAACCACCGTCCGAACGGTCGTGGTAAGCGAGTAATTTATCATCTGCGACTAAGGCTTGCATTGCGTTGAAGAAGTTTTTCAAGGTTTCCACATTCACGACATCAGCCGGTTTATCGCCAAGTTGTTTGTAAACCTGTGCTAACGCCGTTGCACCTAAGCGGTTTTTGCCTTCGCCTAAATCGAGTAACAATAAGCGAGTTGCACCTTTGTCAGTACGAAGTTGTGGAGTAACGGTTTTACGCACATCTTCCACGCGTGCGAAAGCTGAAATGACTAAAGAAAGCGGTGCGGTGACGGCCTTTTGCTCACCGTTCTCTTCCCAAGTGGTACGCATTGACATTGAGTCCTTGCCCACCGGAATGGTAATGCCTAGTGCAGGGCAAAGCTCTTCGCCCACCGCTTTCACCGCTTCATACAATCCTGCGTCTTCGCCTGCGTGACCTGCCGCTGACATCCAGTTTGCCGAGAGTTTAATGCGTTTAATATCACCGATATTGGTTGCGGCAATATTGGTAATACTTTCTGCTACCGCTAAGCGAGCAGATGCTCCGAAGTCAAGCAAGGCAACTGGTGCACGTTCGCCCATTGCCATTGCTTCGCCGTGGTAGCTGTCTAAACTTGCGGTAGTTACGGCACAGTCAGCAACAGGGATTTGCCACGGGCCGACCATCTGATCACGAGCCACCATTGCGGTTACCGAGCGGTCGCCGATGGTAATTAAGAAGGTTTTTTCTGCGACCACAGGTAAGCGTAACACACGGTGGAAGGCTTCTTTAAGCTGAATGTCTTCCTGTGCAAGCGGTGGGTTTTGAACGGTTTTTGACGAAACCTGACGGTGCATTTTCGGGGTTTTGCCGAGTAGCACGTTCATCGGTAAATCAATCGGGTTATTGTCAAAATGATCATCGTGCAGGGTTAAATGTTTCTCTTCCGTCGCTTCGCCGATCACCGCATAAGGCGCACGTTCACGTTGGCAAAGTGCTTCAAATAATGGCAATTTGTCGGCTGCAACCGCTAATACATAACGCTCTTGCGACTCGTTACACCAAATTTCAAGCGGTGACATTCCTTTTTCGTCACACAAAATTTTGCGTAAATCGAATTTACCGCCACGATCGCCATCGTGAACTAATTCCGGCATTGCGTTTGATAAACCGCCTGCGCCCACATCGTGAATAAATAAAATCGGGTTCTCATCGCCTAACTGCCAGCAACGGTCGATCACTTCTTGGCAACGGCGTTCCATTTCTGGATTTTCACGCTGAACGGAAGCAAAATCTAAATCTTCTTTAGATTTGCCAGACGCCATTGACGAAGCCGCACCGCCGCCTAAACCGATATTCATCGCAGGGCCACCAAGCACAATTAACTTCGCCCCAACAGGGATTTCGCCTTTTTGAACGTGTTCGGCACGAATATTACCGATACCGCCAGCGAGCATAATCGGTTTGTGATAACCACGCACTTCTTCTCCGCCAAAGCTGTTTACTTTTTCTTCATAAGTACGGAAATAGCCAAGCAACGCAGGGCGACCAAATTCATTGTTAAACGCAGCCCCACCAAGCGGACCTTCGATCATAATGTCTAACGCAGAAGCGATACGGTTCGGCTTAGAAAGCGGATTTTCCCACGGCTGTTCAAAGTTTGGGATTACCAAGTTAGACACAGAGAAGCCTGTCAAACCGGCTTTTGGTTTTGCCCCACGCCCTGTTGCCCCTTCATCACGGATCTCACCGCCTGAGCCTGTCGCTGCCCCTGGGAATGGCGAAATGGCTGTCGGGTGATTGTGGGTTTCTACTTTCATTAAAATATGTGCATCTTCTTGATGATAGCGATATTGCCCGTCCTGGTCTGGGAAGAAGCGACCTACGGTTGAACCTTCCATTACTGCCGCATTATCTTTATAGGCAGAAAGCACATAATCCGGGGTTTTCTCGAAGGTGTTTTTAATCATTTTGAACAGCGATTTCTCTTGTTTTTCGCCGTCAATCGTCCAGTCTGCGTTGAAAATTTTGTGGCGACAATGCTCGGAGTTCGCCTGTGCGAACATATAAAGCTCAATATCGTGAG
This genomic window from Actinobacillus porcitonsillarum contains:
- a CDS encoding deoxyguanosinetriphosphate triphosphohydrolase, coding for MFQWGNLLSEKRLSNNNNSANFDSDYKRIITSPAFRRLQDKTQVFPLERNDFIHTRLTHSIEVAMIARELAIDICTYKEELKPYKEKICRIVESASLLHDIGNPPFGHFGEDIIREWFKNNLDEHLKKKNEKFSLKPEHFQDLINFEGNAQALRIVTKLHNFSGNYGMNLTYATLNTMIKYTRKSTEPKTGKLVDKKIGFFSSEQDIFDQITSETSTKKTRHPLTFILEAADDIAYLTDDIEDAIEKNVVTFEEFKDFLKIQKENYDKNNEGKHISEIIDNKKNNPNLFFSDIRTKMINAAKFSFTNNYDKIMLGGFDQDLFFGTHSEGLHKVLDEFAKKKIFSNKDILKLEIAGHTILTFLLDKFIPAVILPEPKSKLDKKLWQLIAKNHLAVYEKLKDNTKDESELLYHRLLMVTDFISGMTDSYAHELYLSLSGKNI
- the purL gene encoding phosphoribosylformylglycinamidine synthase, whose translation is MTVQTFRGSPALSDFRLNQLQQKFEQHQLPVKSVYAEYLHFVELNRPLEADETQKIQELLHYGPTLAEHEPTGFCLIVTPRVGTISSWSSKATDIAHNCGLEAVNRIERGLAYYFEFEQALNEAELATLKGLLHDRMLETVLTDENQASQLFAQHKPKPFTTVDILSGGRKALEVANVELGLALAEDEIDYLVENFTALNRNPHDIELYMFAQANSEHCRHKIFNADWTIDGEKQEKSLFKMIKNTFEKTPDYVLSAYKDNAAVMEGSTVGRFFPDQDGQYRYHQEDAHILMKVETHNHPTAISPFPGAATGSGGEIRDEGATGRGAKPKAGLTGFSVSNLVIPNFEQPWENPLSKPNRIASALDIMIEGPLGGAAFNNEFGRPALLGYFRTYEEKVNSFGGEEVRGYHKPIMLAGGIGNIRAEHVQKGEIPVGAKLIVLGGPAMNIGLGGGAASSMASGKSKEDLDFASVQRENPEMERRCQEVIDRCWQLGDENPILFIHDVGAGGLSNAMPELVHDGDRGGKFDLRKILCDEKGMSPLEIWCNESQERYVLAVAADKLPLFEALCQRERAPYAVIGEATEEKHLTLHDDHFDNNPIDLPMNVLLGKTPKMHRQVSSKTVQNPPLAQEDIQLKEAFHRVLRLPVVAEKTFLITIGDRSVTAMVARDQMVGPWQIPVADCAVTTASLDSYHGEAMAMGERAPVALLDFGASARLAVAESITNIAATNIGDIKRIKLSANWMSAAGHAGEDAGLYEAVKAVGEELCPALGITIPVGKDSMSMRTTWEENGEQKAVTAPLSLVISAFARVEDVRKTVTPQLRTDKGATRLLLLDLGEGKNRLGATALAQVYKQLGDKPADVVNVETLKNFFNAMQALVADDKLLAYHDRSDGGLITTLAEMAFAGNCGVSAHITALGDNDLAVLFNEELGAVIQIKESDLNAVRDVLKAHNLLHITKDIGSAAEGDLFEITSGTRKLLSEKRSELRGIWAELTHQMQRLRDNPECADQEFETKKGPNNKGLSAFLTYDVNEDIAAPFINRGVKPTVAILREQGVNSHYEMAAAFDRAGFNAIDVHMSDLMAGRRNLTDFNALVACGGFSYGDVLGAGGGWAKSILFNPMLRDQFSQFFANPNTLALGVCNGCQMVSNLAEIIPGTENWPRFVRNKSERFEARVGLVKINDTNSLWFSGMAGSHMPIAVSHGEGQVEFKRSDQLENLQKQNLVIAQYIDNNGNPTEVYPANPNGSVNGITAISNLDGRVAIMMPHPERVYRAVSNSWYPEDWTEDGAWMRIFRNARVVLQ